A genomic window from Flavobacterium hankyongi includes:
- a CDS encoding endonuclease III domain-containing protein — MNSPSEGIICDLHVIRVAPRIGLIPETKDGNKVEKQLMQVLPKEIWGEIGMAISFLGREICRPTNPKCDQCPINIHCDYFKTLKN, encoded by the coding sequence ATGAATTCCCCTTCAGAAGGCATAATTTGTGATTTACATGTTATAAGAGTGGCTCCTAGAATTGGCTTAATCCCCGAAACCAAAGACGGGAACAAAGTTGAAAAACAGCTAATGCAAGTTTTACCAAAAGAAATTTGGGGAGAAATTGGCATGGCTATTTCATTTTTAGGGCGCGAAATCTGCCGACCTACCAATCCTAAATGTGATCAATGTCCGATTAATATTCATTGTGACTACTTCAAGACGCTTAAAAATTAG
- a CDS encoding reprolysin-like metallopeptidase, translated as MRKLICIALLFIGTFGIAQSKNDLWKKSNLKENTEKNSKLNLPQKNIFDLDLSSMKKMLAKSPKREATNITSNTIITLPNAEGQIENFRVYENTVMAPELAAKYPEIKSYVAVGIDNPNARAYFSNSPLGFKSITTYPNKETVFIEPINADNTTYTVYKKSEKEKSLDNFECSIIDVASQTTSQSTTTFARGADDSKLRTLRLALACTGEYAAYFSGSKATTLAAMNNTVTRINSIFERDFGIKLILVANNDQIIYTSPSTDPYSDYATKYNWGVENHNNLTSVIGLSNFDIGHLLGAGTVSSGDSGGIGSVCSDLYKGRGYTCAYSGNYQGDAFDLDFVAHEMGHQLGARHTFTHKTETGNNDQLEAGSGSTIMSYGGTSIKDYQSYKDSYFHAISIQQVTDYIKTKTCPVIISTGNAAPVVNAGLDFTIPKGTPFMLTGSASDANTSDLLTYTWEQMNLGDANVTIPSATSTYGPLFRSYAPSTSSTRYFPNMNTILAGSTSTSGLYIPSEVLPGVARTLNFRLTVRDNKIGGGANNMDDMIVTVDGIAGPFTVDTQNTSVSYAAGTSQTINWTVAGTNANGVNCANVDILLSTDGGQTFPIVLLAGTPNDGSQNVMIPNNPGTTNRIMIKGTNNIFFDVNNANFTITGSVSADTTAPTTSTISASGTTTSSTNLSWTAATDNIGVTGYNVYQNGVLKTTTTATSLAVTDLSASSTYNFYVTAKDATGNVSATSNIVSVTTQSLVDTSAPTTSTISASGTTTSSTNLSWTAATDNIGVTGYNVYQNGVLKTTTTATSLAVTGLSASSTYNFYVTSKDAAGNVSSASNTTSVTTQALADTTAPTASTISASGTTTSSTNLSWTAATDNNGVTGYNVYQNGVLKTTTTATSLVVTGLSASSTYNFYVTAKDAAGNVSSTSNTVSVTTLSPALTYCNSNGSTGREYINKVQLGTINNVSGNNNGYGNYTSLITTLATGSSATITITPAWNGMSVNEAYAVWIDYNKNGNFESNELVYSKSKSKSTSVSGSFVIPSTALTGNTRMRVSMKYNAIPTACEVFTNGEVEDYTVNIVTGTIVKDQTESQTATNTKDENLEITYKEEILKEPFKLYPNPVRDGIVYFKGIGNDATYKIFNLIGQVVANGTVSENSANINNLTPGNYIIQISDDSSVKTKQFIIL; from the coding sequence ATAGAAAATTTCAGAGTTTATGAAAACACTGTAATGGCTCCTGAATTAGCGGCTAAGTATCCTGAAATTAAATCTTATGTAGCTGTGGGTATTGATAATCCAAATGCTCGTGCCTATTTTAGTAATTCTCCGCTAGGTTTCAAATCAATAACTACCTATCCTAATAAAGAAACAGTTTTTATTGAGCCAATTAATGCTGACAATACAACTTATACCGTTTATAAAAAATCAGAAAAAGAAAAATCATTAGACAATTTTGAATGTAGCATCATTGATGTTGCATCACAAACTACTAGTCAATCAACAACTACATTTGCTCGTGGGGCTGATGATAGCAAATTAAGAACTTTACGTTTAGCATTAGCTTGTACAGGAGAATATGCTGCTTATTTTTCAGGATCAAAAGCTACTACTCTTGCTGCAATGAATAATACAGTTACAAGAATCAACAGTATTTTTGAACGTGATTTTGGAATCAAATTAATATTGGTTGCAAACAATGATCAAATTATTTATACAAGTCCTTCTACTGACCCATATTCTGATTATGCTACTAAATATAACTGGGGAGTTGAGAATCATAACAATTTAACTTCAGTTATTGGTTTGTCTAACTTTGACATAGGCCATTTATTAGGGGCAGGAACTGTAAGCAGTGGAGACTCTGGTGGTATTGGTTCAGTTTGTTCAGACTTATACAAAGGTAGAGGTTATACTTGTGCTTATTCTGGAAACTATCAAGGTGATGCTTTTGATTTGGATTTTGTAGCTCATGAAATGGGTCACCAATTAGGAGCAAGACATACATTTACTCACAAAACAGAAACTGGAAATAATGATCAATTAGAAGCTGGAAGTGGTTCTACTATTATGAGTTATGGAGGTACTTCTATAAAAGATTATCAAAGTTATAAAGATTCTTATTTTCATGCAATTAGTATCCAACAAGTAACTGATTATATTAAGACTAAAACATGTCCAGTTATTATTTCAACAGGTAATGCTGCACCAGTAGTAAATGCAGGATTGGATTTCACGATCCCTAAAGGAACTCCTTTTATGTTAACAGGTTCAGCATCTGATGCTAACACTAGCGATTTGCTAACTTACACTTGGGAACAGATGAATTTAGGAGATGCAAATGTAACAATTCCTTCAGCTACAAGCACTTATGGCCCTTTATTTAGATCATACGCGCCTTCAACTTCTTCTACAAGATATTTTCCTAATATGAACACAATATTAGCTGGTTCAACTAGTACTTCTGGATTATATATCCCTTCAGAAGTTTTACCAGGAGTAGCTAGAACTTTGAATTTCCGTTTAACCGTTCGTGATAACAAAATAGGCGGTGGTGCTAATAATATGGATGATATGATTGTAACTGTTGATGGTATTGCTGGACCTTTTACTGTAGATACTCAAAACACTTCAGTATCATATGCAGCAGGTACTTCACAAACAATTAATTGGACAGTAGCTGGAACAAATGCTAATGGCGTAAATTGTGCTAATGTGGACATTTTATTATCTACTGATGGTGGACAAACTTTCCCTATTGTTTTATTAGCTGGAACTCCAAATGACGGATCACAAAATGTAATGATTCCTAACAATCCTGGAACAACAAATAGAATTATGATTAAAGGAACTAACAATATTTTCTTTGATGTAAATAATGCTAATTTCACAATTACAGGCTCTGTTTCTGCAGATACTACTGCTCCAACAACTTCAACAATTTCAGCTTCTGGAACTACAACTTCATCAACTAACTTATCATGGACTGCAGCTACAGATAACATAGGAGTTACTGGATATAATGTATATCAAAATGGAGTATTAAAAACTACAACTACTGCTACATCTTTAGCGGTAACTGATTTATCTGCTTCTTCAACTTATAATTTCTATGTAACTGCTAAAGATGCTACTGGAAATGTATCTGCTACAAGTAATATTGTGTCTGTTACAACTCAGTCTTTAGTAGATACAAGTGCTCCAACAACTTCAACAATTTCAGCTTCTGGAACTACAACTTCATCAACTAACTTGTCATGGACTGCAGCTACAGATAACATAGGAGTTACTGGATATAATGTATATCAAAACGGAGTATTAAAAACTACAACTACTGCTACATCTTTAGCGGTAACTGGTTTATCTGCTTCGTCAACTTATAATTTCTATGTTACATCTAAAGATGCTGCTGGAAATGTATCATCTGCAAGTAATACTACAAGTGTTACAACACAAGCATTAGCCGATACAACTGCTCCAACTGCTTCGACAATTTCAGCTTCTGGAACTACAACTTCATCAACTAACTTATCATGGACTGCAGCTACGGATAACAATGGAGTTACTGGATATAATGTGTATCAAAATGGAGTATTAAAAACTACAACTACTGCTACATCTTTAGTAGTAACTGGTTTATCTGCTTCGTCAACTTATAATTTCTATGTTACTGCTAAAGATGCGGCTGGGAATGTATCATCTACAAGTAATACTGTATCTGTTACAACTTTAAGTCCAGCTTTAACGTATTGTAATTCGAACGGAAGTACTGGTAGAGAATACATCAATAAAGTCCAACTTGGAACTATTAACAATGTTTCAGGAAATAACAATGGTTATGGTAACTATACTAGTCTAATTACAACTCTTGCTACTGGTTCATCTGCAACAATTACAATAACTCCAGCTTGGAATGGAATGTCAGTTAATGAAGCATATGCAGTTTGGATAGATTATAACAAAAATGGAAATTTTGAATCAAACGAACTTGTTTACAGCAAATCTAAAAGTAAATCTACATCAGTAAGTGGTAGCTTTGTAATTCCTTCTACTGCATTGACTGGAAACACTAGAATGAGAGTTTCAATGAAATATAATGCAATACCAACTGCATGTGAAGTATTTACAAATGGTGAAGTAGAAGATTATACAGTTAACATTGTTACAGGAACTATTGTTAAAGATCAAACAGAATCTCAAACAGCAACTAATACTAAAGATGAAAATTTAGAAATAACTTATAAAGAAGAAATACTTAAAGAACCATTCAAACTATATCCTAATCCAGTTAGAGATGGCATAGTATATTTTAAAGGAATTGGAAATGATGCAACTTACAAAATTTTTAATCTAATAGGACAAGTTGTTGCTAATGGCACAGTAAGTGAGAATTCAGCAAACATAAATAACTTGACACCAGGAAATTATATAATACAAATTTCAGATGACTCATCTGTAAAAACCAAACAATTTATAATTTTATAA